A window of Halobellus sp. LT62 contains these coding sequences:
- the cobS gene encoding adenosylcobinamide-GDP ribazoletransferase: MVLTLSTTLTAVRGGLTFLTRLPVGGDETAWNAFRRTPVSIPLVGYVVGALAALPLVLPIPAPSAAALYLVALVLLTGVTHADGLADLGDAAAVHGGVDAARRREVLKDSQTGVGGALALSLAFVTLGLGALGLAGTLPRVAFSLALAAEVGAKAGIALLVCTRTAAHEGLGSALTEPATPGELLPVAVAVLPTVAVASVAGGGYAAAAAAGALLAPIGAAWLVGRWADGALGGINGDVLGAANELGRVAGVHAGVIVWTLW, translated from the coding sequence ATGGTTCTGACCCTATCGACGACGCTCACCGCCGTCCGGGGAGGGCTGACGTTCCTCACTCGCCTCCCCGTCGGCGGCGACGAAACGGCGTGGAACGCGTTCCGTCGGACGCCCGTCTCGATTCCGCTCGTCGGCTACGTCGTCGGCGCGCTCGCGGCGCTGCCGCTGGTCCTTCCGATCCCGGCCCCGAGCGCGGCTGCACTGTATCTCGTGGCTCTGGTCCTCCTCACGGGCGTCACGCACGCCGACGGGCTGGCGGATCTCGGCGACGCGGCCGCGGTCCACGGCGGCGTCGACGCCGCGCGCAGGCGCGAAGTGCTCAAAGACTCCCAGACGGGCGTCGGCGGCGCGCTGGCGCTCTCGCTCGCGTTCGTGACGCTCGGACTCGGCGCGCTGGGACTGGCGGGCACGCTCCCGCGCGTCGCGTTCTCGCTCGCGCTCGCTGCAGAGGTCGGTGCGAAAGCCGGAATCGCGCTGCTCGTCTGCACCCGAACCGCCGCGCACGAGGGCCTCGGATCCGCGTTGACCGAGCCGGCGACGCCGGGTGAGCTGCTTCCGGTCGCCGTGGCCGTCCTCCCGACTGTCGCGGTCGCGTCGGTGGCGGGCGGGGGCTACGCCGCCGCCGCTGCGGCCGGCGCGCTCCTCGCGCCGATCGGCGCGGCGTGGCTCGTCGGCCGATGGGCGGACGGCGCACTCGGCGGGATCAACGGCGACGTCCTCGGCGCGGCGAACGAACTCGGGCGCGTCGCGGGCGTCCACGCGGGGGTGATCGTATGGACGCTCTGGTGA
- a CDS encoding double zinc ribbon domain-containing protein yields MSKITFRADDDLVERLEALDTSKSEAMRDALRIYLDGADRDIDRQSRTDEGSHDAERGAPADEESGSVDEFIRERVDELVADRLDDLIAGHLPPERPARDFNVNVQLDGVRAAHSVPAEVSAREASTNEASATEAAGRSTGPEERKTQTDEVSQDAGSKPCEKCGENVSADHVYCPNCGEKASHRVFCECGDELRSDWAFCPGCGRRTSAADVLERS; encoded by the coding sequence ATGAGTAAGATCACGTTCCGTGCCGACGACGACCTCGTCGAGCGGTTGGAGGCGCTCGACACCTCCAAGAGCGAGGCGATGCGCGACGCGCTGCGCATATACCTCGACGGCGCGGACCGTGACATCGACCGACAGAGCCGGACGGACGAGGGTAGCCACGACGCCGAGCGGGGCGCTCCCGCGGACGAGGAGAGCGGTTCCGTTGACGAGTTCATCCGCGAGCGGGTCGACGAGCTCGTCGCCGACCGCCTCGACGACCTGATCGCCGGCCATCTCCCGCCAGAGCGTCCGGCCCGCGATTTCAACGTCAACGTGCAACTCGACGGCGTACGAGCGGCCCACTCTGTGCCAGCCGAGGTGTCGGCCCGGGAGGCGTCGACCAACGAAGCGTCGGCCACTGAGGCGGCTGGACGGTCGACGGGACCCGAGGAACGTAAGACACAGACGGATGAGGTGTCACAGGACGCCGGCTCGAAACCCTGTGAGAAGTGCGGAGAAAACGTCAGTGCCGATCACGTTTACTGCCCGAATTGTGGAGAGAAAGCGTCTCACCGGGTGTTCTGCGAGTGCGGTGACGAACTCAGATCCGACTGGGCGTTCTGCCCCGGCTGCGGCCGTCGGACATCCGCTGCAGACGTGCTCGAACGCTCGTAA
- a CDS encoding NTP transferase domain-containing protein gives MDALVMCGGRGSRLRAGGDGTRGTDAEKPLVEVGGVPMFDRVVDALAASRIGRGETNQQREAVIGGTIHAVVSPHAPATAERARERSLSVVETPGDGYVEDLSTALEAVGRPALTVPADLPLLAREHVDDAIDQAVGAPVAHTRLSSATTEREPTSLTVCVPAALKRQLGASVETTFEHGGQRVAPTGLNVVAGDDDTVALTYDARLAVNVNRPEDRALAEALCG, from the coding sequence ATGGACGCTCTGGTGATGTGCGGCGGCCGCGGGAGCCGGCTCCGCGCCGGCGGAGACGGGACGCGCGGTACAGACGCCGAAAAGCCGCTCGTGGAGGTCGGCGGCGTCCCGATGTTCGACCGCGTCGTCGATGCGCTGGCGGCGAGTCGAATCGGACGCGGGGAGACGAACCAGCAGCGCGAGGCGGTAATTGGGGGTACGATCCACGCGGTCGTCTCGCCGCACGCCCCCGCGACGGCCGAGCGCGCGCGGGAGCGGTCGCTCTCCGTCGTCGAGACCCCCGGAGACGGCTACGTCGAGGACCTGAGTACCGCACTCGAAGCGGTCGGTCGCCCCGCGCTCACCGTTCCCGCTGACCTGCCGCTGCTCGCGCGCGAACACGTCGACGACGCGATCGATCAGGCAGTCGGCGCGCCGGTGGCGCACACGAGACTGTCGTCCGCGACGACCGAACGCGAACCGACGTCGCTCACGGTCTGCGTCCCCGCCGCGCTGAAGCGTCAACTCGGCGCGTCGGTCGAGACGACCTTCGAGCACGGGGGACAGAGGGTCGCGCCGACCGGGCTGAACGTCGTCGCCGGCGACGACGACACCGTGGCGTTGACGTACGACGCCCGCCTCGCGGTCAACGTGAACCGACCCGAAGACAGGGCGCTCGCGGAGGCGCTGTGCGGGTGA
- a CDS encoding threonine-phosphate decarboxylase — translation MDPDSVTAVDRVPHGGSDDADVIDFSANTNPIRPEGIAGVYEAALAESTRYADGFDGFRSAAADYVDCAADDVIPTAGGLAALRLAFGVTVSPGDRVLVPEPSFGEYAREIRLQGGEPVGVAHDGLLDRDPTAYAAAVVCTPNNPTGGLADPGELRAFLDACRDADTALVVDEAFLDFTDAQSLAGEAGAIVARSLTKMFGLPGIRAGFAVATGELGDRLRTARPTWGLSTPASAVGSYCLRQTEFVERTRERIASERARMREALSVRYDVAPSDAPFLLVDVGEEPADAVLDRTRRRGVAIRDARTFSRLDSHVRVAVRRPHENDLLLDALLDR, via the coding sequence ATGGATCCTGACAGCGTCACAGCGGTCGACCGCGTCCCTCACGGTGGCAGCGACGACGCTGATGTGATCGACTTCAGCGCGAATACCAACCCCATCCGTCCCGAGGGTATCGCGGGAGTATACGAGGCAGCACTCGCCGAATCGACCCGCTACGCCGACGGGTTCGACGGTTTCCGGTCGGCCGCCGCGGACTACGTCGACTGCGCTGCGGACGACGTGATCCCGACAGCCGGCGGGCTCGCGGCGCTCCGACTCGCGTTCGGCGTCACCGTTTCCCCGGGCGACCGCGTGCTCGTTCCGGAGCCGAGCTTCGGCGAGTACGCCCGTGAGATCCGGCTCCAAGGCGGCGAGCCCGTCGGCGTCGCTCACGACGGATTGCTCGATCGCGACCCGACAGCGTACGCCGCCGCCGTCGTCTGTACCCCGAACAACCCGACCGGAGGGCTCGCCGATCCGGGCGAGCTGCGGGCGTTTCTGGACGCCTGTCGCGACGCCGACACCGCGCTCGTCGTCGACGAGGCCTTCCTCGACTTCACCGACGCGCAGAGCCTCGCCGGCGAGGCGGGCGCGATCGTCGCCCGCTCGCTGACCAAGATGTTCGGCCTGCCCGGAATCCGCGCGGGCTTCGCGGTCGCGACCGGCGAACTCGGCGATCGACTCAGGACCGCCCGGCCGACGTGGGGACTGTCGACTCCCGCGTCGGCGGTCGGGAGCTACTGCCTCCGGCAGACGGAGTTCGTGGAACGGACGCGCGAGCGGATCGCGAGCGAGCGCGCCCGAATGCGCGAGGCGCTTTCGGTGCGCTACGACGTCGCGCCGTCGGACGCGCCGTTCCTGCTCGTCGACGTCGGCGAGGAACCGGCCGACGCCGTGCTCGACCGGACGCGCCGCCGTGGAGTCGCGATCCGCGACGCGCGGACCTTCTCGCGTTTGGACTCGCACGTGCGCGTGGCCGTGCGCCGCCCGCACGAGAACGACCTGCTGCTCGACGCTCTGTTGGATCGATGA
- a CDS encoding DUF7549 family protein: MVWVRAEYAGALAVVSTWIAALVPWNITYSTGVSGGSVLFVRFPFFQIRYAYGVPTARGVSVSDPLSATAFQAGQTIQAAYQVWSVGALVLALAVVFSFLYYRYEERVEDGPVDPVRLLGGLLTLTGLLLAASTYLLVTRGFPGLPLPVGVILLFVFGGLLLTVDRT; this comes from the coding sequence ATGGTCTGGGTACGCGCCGAGTACGCGGGAGCGTTGGCGGTCGTCTCGACGTGGATCGCCGCGCTCGTCCCGTGGAACATCACCTATTCGACGGGCGTCTCCGGCGGTTCCGTTCTCTTCGTTCGGTTTCCGTTCTTCCAGATACGATACGCCTACGGCGTGCCGACCGCACGCGGCGTCAGCGTCTCCGACCCCCTCTCGGCGACCGCGTTTCAGGCCGGACAGACGATCCAGGCGGCCTATCAGGTCTGGTCGGTCGGCGCGCTCGTGCTCGCGCTGGCTGTGGTTTTCTCGTTTCTCTACTACCGCTACGAGGAGCGCGTCGAAGACGGTCCGGTCGACCCGGTTCGGCTGCTCGGTGGACTGCTCACGCTCACCGGCCTCCTGCTCGCGGCTTCGACGTACCTCCTCGTAACGCGCGGGTTCCCGGGACTTCCCCTGCCGGTCGGCGTCATCCTGCTGTTCGTCTTCGGCGGCCTGTTGCTGACGGTCGATCGGACGTAG
- a CDS encoding HAD family hydrolase codes for MAVTFDLFGTLVAVDAPDDPAAAVAAELRARDVPVPNDWATAYAERHIDAPSGAEVPLPAHVAAALRSRGVDAPNNAARRAVVAAFDPDVETRAGALEAVEAASACGPVGLLSNCSVPELVSRTLIRSELERADFDAIVTSVGCGWRKPHRKAFETIAESLGVRPDTLVYVGDDEASDGGVREIGGTFVDVTEDDLPAIAARFRDGGLGRRSSCR; via the coding sequence GTGGCAGTCACGTTCGACCTCTTCGGCACGCTCGTCGCAGTCGATGCGCCGGACGACCCCGCAGCGGCGGTCGCCGCAGAACTCCGCGCTCGCGACGTCCCCGTTCCGAACGACTGGGCAACAGCGTACGCGGAGCGACACATCGACGCCCCGAGCGGTGCCGAAGTCCCGCTCCCCGCACACGTCGCCGCCGCGCTTCGTTCTCGCGGGGTCGACGCGCCGAACAACGCCGCCCGCCGCGCGGTGGTCGCGGCATTCGATCCGGACGTCGAAACGCGTGCAGGCGCGCTCGAGGCCGTCGAAGCCGCGTCGGCGTGCGGTCCGGTCGGACTCCTCTCGAACTGTTCGGTGCCGGAGCTCGTCTCGCGGACGCTGATCCGTTCGGAACTCGAACGGGCTGACTTCGACGCGATCGTGACGAGCGTCGGCTGCGGGTGGCGCAAACCGCACCGGAAGGCGTTCGAGACGATCGCCGAGTCGCTCGGCGTTCGTCCCGACACGCTCGTCTACGTCGGCGACGACGAGGCGTCCGACGGCGGAGTGCGCGAGATCGGCGGAACGTTCGTCGACGTCACCGAAGACGACCTGCCCGCGATCGCGGCGCGGTTTCGAGACGGCGGCCTCGGGAGGCGTTCCTCGTGCCGGTGA
- a CDS encoding ornithine cyclodeaminase family protein: METLLLNGTDVHENASMNELVPAIEEAFAAFERGDAQMPPKSYIDLPQYNGDFRSMPAYLDVRGSDSASEWDAAGVKWVNVHPDNPEKYDLPTVLGTMIYSDPETAVPLSIMDGRELTMLRTGAAAAVATDHLAVPDATSLGIVGAGAQSYTQLRAIAEVRDIETVVIADLNEERVADFVDTFADEYDVRAGSIAEAASCDVLSTVTPVESPIVARDDVGEHTHINAMGADAEGKHELADAILLDAKLVIDDYEQTTHSGEINVPWSEGVLDDDDIYGSVGEIVTGKRPGRTEEDGISVFDSTGLAIQDVAAAHVVYEHATEKGNGYAFDLLGLA; this comes from the coding sequence ATGGAGACGCTTCTGTTGAACGGGACGGACGTCCACGAGAACGCGTCGATGAACGAACTCGTGCCCGCCATCGAGGAGGCGTTCGCCGCGTTCGAGCGCGGCGACGCGCAGATGCCGCCGAAGTCGTACATCGATCTCCCGCAGTACAACGGGGACTTCCGATCGATGCCCGCGTATCTCGACGTTCGCGGGAGCGATTCCGCGAGCGAGTGGGACGCCGCGGGCGTCAAGTGGGTTAACGTCCACCCCGACAACCCCGAGAAGTACGATCTGCCGACGGTGTTGGGAACGATGATCTACTCCGATCCGGAGACGGCCGTTCCGCTGTCGATTATGGACGGCCGGGAACTGACGATGCTCCGAACCGGCGCGGCCGCGGCCGTCGCGACCGATCACCTCGCGGTTCCGGACGCCACCTCGCTCGGCATCGTCGGCGCGGGCGCGCAATCGTACACGCAACTCCGCGCGATCGCCGAGGTCCGCGACATCGAGACGGTGGTCATCGCCGATCTCAACGAGGAGCGCGTCGCCGACTTCGTCGACACCTTCGCGGACGAGTACGACGTCCGCGCGGGGTCGATCGCCGAGGCCGCCTCCTGTGACGTCCTCTCGACGGTCACCCCGGTCGAATCGCCGATCGTCGCCCGGGATGACGTCGGCGAGCACACGCACATCAACGCGATGGGCGCGGACGCCGAAGGGAAACACGAACTGGCGGATGCGATCCTGCTCGATGCGAAACTGGTGATCGACGACTACGAGCAGACGACTCATTCCGGCGAGATCAACGTCCCGTGGAGCGAGGGCGTCCTCGACGACGACGACATCTACGGTTCGGTCGGCGAGATCGTCACCGGGAAACGACCGGGCCGGACCGAGGAAGACGGAATCTCCGTCTTCGATTCGACCGGCCTCGCGATTCAGGACGTCGCCGCGGCCCACGTCGTCTACGAGCACGCCACCGAGAAGGGAAACGGATACGCCTTCGACCTGCTCGGCCTGGCGTAG
- the cbiB gene encoding adenosylcobinamide-phosphate synthase CbiB: protein MPVTATVAVALAAVLDALSAEPPTRIHPVALLGRVVAWAERAVDTQAAVSSGWYPRVAGVLLVLALPLGFAAVAVALVWIGSAIDPWIGATLAAGVLFSTTSLRLLLDSARAVIDESDADIDAARAALPALAGRDAASLDAPHLRSAAVESLAENLADGLVAPLVAFAVAAAAVSAFGLSVAIEPTAALPLVAGAAAAAWVKAVNTLDSMLGYRSKPIGWAPARLDDLVMWLPARLSAALLAVAAGAPDAALRTDVRALARRPSSPNSGWPMATMAVVLPARLHKPGAYNLDPSASGARTARGDAAPLPDVASATRAVRLTRRAGALAFALVGVIVWF, encoded by the coding sequence GTGCCGGTGACGGCGACGGTCGCCGTCGCGCTCGCGGCTGTACTCGACGCCCTGAGCGCGGAGCCGCCGACCCGGATTCATCCGGTCGCGCTGTTGGGCCGCGTGGTCGCGTGGGCCGAGCGTGCGGTCGACACCCAAGCGGCTGTCTCCAGTGGATGGTACCCCCGCGTCGCGGGCGTCCTCCTCGTGCTCGCGCTCCCGCTCGGGTTCGCGGCCGTCGCCGTGGCGCTGGTCTGGATCGGATCGGCGATCGACCCGTGGATCGGCGCGACGCTGGCCGCTGGCGTGCTCTTCTCGACGACGAGCCTGCGGCTGTTGCTCGACAGCGCGCGGGCGGTGATCGACGAGAGCGACGCCGATATCGACGCCGCCCGCGCCGCTCTCCCGGCGTTGGCGGGACGCGACGCCGCCTCGTTGGACGCGCCGCACCTTCGGTCCGCCGCGGTGGAGAGCCTCGCGGAGAACCTCGCCGACGGGCTCGTCGCCCCGCTCGTCGCGTTCGCGGTCGCCGCGGCGGCCGTCAGCGCGTTCGGACTCTCGGTGGCGATCGAACCGACGGCCGCGCTCCCGCTCGTCGCGGGCGCGGCGGCGGCCGCGTGGGTGAAAGCGGTCAACACGCTGGACTCGATGCTCGGCTACCGCTCGAAGCCGATCGGCTGGGCTCCGGCGCGACTCGACGATCTCGTGATGTGGCTCCCGGCGCGGCTCTCGGCGGCGCTGCTCGCGGTCGCGGCGGGGGCTCCCGACGCTGCGCTGCGGACCGACGTCCGAGCACTCGCCCGCCGGCCGTCGTCGCCGAACTCCGGCTGGCCGATGGCGACGATGGCCGTCGTGCTTCCGGCGCGGTTGCACAAGCCGGGGGCGTACAATCTCGATCCGAGCGCGTCGGGTGCGAGGACCGCGCGCGGCGACGCCGCCCCGCTTCCGGACGTCGCAAGCGCGACTCGAGCGGTTCGACTCACGCGACGCGCCGGGGCGCTCGCGTTCGCGCTCGTGGGAGTGATAGTATGGTTCTGA
- a CDS encoding adenosylcobinamide amidohydrolase, whose product MSDGSGLSKSPEEPIFETTVREEVCRLYRPGTRWLSTGYDGGASVGDHAFLVSVPEGWDDVDVSTYVARRRRDAGFDDGVSTDSADAPLDATLDAPALLTGVSMRHARRARLGPVEAVVTAGVNNPAALPMSPVEASVTNASERVDDRRHDGTVNVVVGTTRSLGPGALANLVAIAAEAKAATLLAKTGFPGTTSDAVLVGCDPDGEAATFSGSATAVGSAARACVRDALLAAMASRYDDEDPPASVGEAEYGVVTSEQARVSQIGSDQRSERRR is encoded by the coding sequence ATGAGCGACGGATCTGGTCTCTCGAAGTCGCCGGAAGAGCCGATCTTCGAGACGACCGTTCGCGAGGAGGTCTGTCGGCTTTACCGACCGGGAACGCGGTGGCTCTCGACCGGATACGACGGCGGGGCGTCGGTCGGCGACCACGCGTTCCTCGTCTCGGTTCCCGAGGGCTGGGACGACGTCGACGTGTCGACGTACGTCGCGCGTCGTCGCCGGGATGCCGGTTTCGACGACGGTGTCAGTACCGATTCGGCGGACGCGCCGTTGGACGCGACGCTGGACGCGCCGGCACTCCTCACCGGCGTCTCGATGCGACACGCTCGACGCGCGCGACTCGGCCCCGTGGAGGCGGTCGTCACCGCGGGCGTGAACAATCCGGCGGCGCTCCCGATGTCGCCGGTCGAGGCGAGTGTGACGAACGCGAGCGAACGCGTCGACGACCGACGACACGACGGGACGGTCAACGTCGTCGTCGGGACGACCCGGTCGCTCGGACCGGGCGCGCTCGCGAACCTCGTCGCGATCGCCGCCGAGGCGAAAGCGGCGACGCTACTCGCGAAGACGGGGTTCCCGGGGACGACCTCGGACGCCGTACTGGTCGGCTGCGACCCCGACGGTGAGGCGGCGACGTTTTCGGGGAGCGCGACGGCTGTCGGGTCGGCCGCCCGCGCCTGCGTTCGCGACGCGTTACTGGCGGCAATGGCTTCTCGCTACGACGACGAGGATCCGCCTGCGTCGGTCGGGGAAGCGGAATACGGCGTCGTGACGAGCGAGCAGGCCCGCGTCAGTCAAATCGGCAGCGACCAACGGAGCGAACGGCGTCGCTGA
- a CDS encoding ribbon-helix-helix domain-containing protein codes for MERVTLRIPKQQIEEVEQMVETGEFPNRSEAIRSAVREMINEQQADGRESPTKHTWAKV; via the coding sequence ATGGAACGTGTGACACTACGGATTCCGAAACAGCAGATCGAGGAGGTTGAACAGATGGTCGAGACCGGGGAGTTTCCGAATCGCTCGGAGGCGATTCGGTCGGCTGTTCGCGAGATGATCAACGAACAGCAGGCCGACGGACGCGAGTCGCCGACCAAACACACGTGGGCCAAGGTGTAA
- the thsB gene encoding thermosome subunit beta, giving the protein MIIMGEDAQRVKDRDAQEYNIQAARAVSEAVRSTLGPKGMDKMLVDSMGDVTITNDGVTILKEMDIDNPTAEMIVEVAETQEDEAGDGTTTAVATAGELLKNAQDLLEQDIHPTAIIKGFHLASQEARAQVDEIAENVEPDDTELLRKVAETSMTGKSSELNKDLLADLIVDTVSAVTVEADDGSHVVDLANVNIETQTGRSTGESELLKGAVIDKDPVHDDMPTEFDEADVLLLNEAVEIEEADVDTQVNIESPDQLQQFLDQEEKQLKQKVQQIVDSGADVVFCQKGIDDMAQHYLAKEGILAIRRTKKSDIAFLRDVVGGSVVSDLDTLEPTDLGRGSVRRDGEDELFYVEGLGDESHGVTLLLRGSTDHVVDEIERGVTDALDVVSTTVSDGRVVAGGGAIEVELARRLRSYAGSVGGREQLAVEAFADAVELVPRVLAENAGLDSIDTLVSLREAHENGEVRAGLNVFSGDVEDTFEAGVVEPAHSKEQALSSATEAANLVLKIDDIIAADELSTSGDGDEGGAPGGAGGMGGMGGMGGMGGAM; this is encoded by the coding sequence ATGATCATTATGGGCGAGGACGCCCAGCGCGTCAAGGATCGCGACGCGCAAGAGTACAACATTCAGGCCGCTCGAGCAGTCTCCGAGGCCGTACGCTCGACACTCGGCCCGAAGGGGATGGACAAGATGCTCGTCGACTCGATGGGCGACGTGACCATCACGAACGACGGCGTCACGATCCTCAAGGAGATGGACATCGACAACCCGACGGCCGAGATGATCGTCGAGGTCGCCGAGACCCAAGAGGACGAGGCCGGCGACGGCACGACGACGGCCGTCGCGACCGCGGGCGAACTCCTCAAGAACGCTCAGGACCTCCTCGAACAGGACATCCACCCGACGGCGATCATCAAGGGCTTCCACCTCGCGAGCCAAGAGGCCCGCGCGCAAGTGGACGAGATCGCCGAAAACGTCGAGCCCGACGACACGGAGCTTCTCCGGAAAGTCGCCGAGACCTCGATGACCGGCAAGAGCTCCGAGCTCAACAAGGATCTCCTCGCTGACCTCATCGTCGACACGGTCAGCGCGGTGACCGTCGAAGCCGACGACGGCTCCCACGTCGTCGACCTCGCGAACGTCAACATCGAGACGCAGACCGGTCGTTCGACCGGCGAGTCCGAACTCCTCAAGGGCGCGGTCATCGACAAGGATCCCGTCCACGACGATATGCCGACCGAGTTCGACGAGGCCGACGTTCTGCTCCTCAACGAGGCGGTCGAGATCGAAGAGGCCGACGTCGACACGCAGGTCAACATCGAGTCCCCCGATCAGCTCCAACAGTTCCTCGATCAGGAGGAGAAACAGCTCAAGCAGAAGGTCCAGCAGATCGTCGACTCCGGTGCCGACGTCGTCTTCTGTCAGAAGGGCATCGACGATATGGCCCAGCACTACCTCGCGAAGGAGGGCATCCTCGCGATCCGCCGGACGAAGAAGTCCGACATCGCTTTCCTCCGCGACGTCGTCGGCGGCAGCGTCGTCTCCGATCTCGACACGCTCGAACCGACGGACCTCGGTCGCGGCTCGGTCCGCCGCGACGGCGAGGACGAACTGTTCTACGTCGAGGGCCTCGGCGACGAGTCCCACGGCGTCACGCTGCTGCTTCGCGGCTCGACCGACCACGTCGTCGACGAGATCGAACGCGGCGTCACCGACGCGCTCGACGTCGTCTCGACGACCGTCTCCGACGGTCGCGTCGTCGCCGGCGGCGGTGCCATCGAGGTCGAACTCGCCCGACGCCTCCGCAGCTACGCCGGCTCCGTCGGCGGTCGCGAACAGCTCGCCGTCGAGGCGTTCGCCGACGCCGTCGAACTCGTTCCCCGCGTCCTCGCGGAGAACGCCGGCCTCGACTCCATCGACACGCTCGTCAGCCTCCGCGAGGCCCACGAGAACGGTGAGGTCCGCGCGGGTCTGAACGTCTTCAGCGGAGACGTCGAGGACACCTTCGAGGCGGGCGTCGTCGAACCTGCCCACTCCAAGGAACAGGCGCTCTCCTCGGCCACCGAGGCCGCGAACCTCGTGCTCAAGATCGACGACATCATCGCCGCCGACGAGCTGAGCACCAGCGGCGACGGCGACGAAGGCGGCGCACCCGGCGGCGCTGGCGGTATGGGTGGCATGGGCGGAATGGGCGGTATGGGCGGCGCTATGTGA
- a CDS encoding nicotinate-nucleotide--dimethylbenzimidazole phosphoribosyltransferase: MRVILVAGTTRTAEIDGISAAGATRDLLLHTPSADAEILAYGETVRAPVTPVSPTGCPTPAVVTRAVRELLDFEVTVVDGGLARPTGAPTVSVGARPGRDIRESDPVQTAPGAFAAAREFGRSLPEDRVVVGETIPGGTTTAMATLRALGEDAIESTSSSLPENPLDLKARVVDAAFASSEIEPGQAAHNPELAVRFVGDPVLAVAAGLTAGALESGTEVVLGGGTQLLAVAALVRHAGVPRRATLATTTYLASDVPNVASAADALGLDLRISDPGFDADEAGPLSAYADGVAKEGAAMGGALSLADDAGRLGEVTEATRTVLDRVTDGEREGTTADGS, encoded by the coding sequence GTGCGGGTGATCCTCGTCGCGGGGACGACCCGCACTGCGGAGATCGACGGCATCAGCGCCGCGGGAGCCACCCGCGACCTGCTCTTGCACACCCCGAGCGCCGACGCGGAGATCCTCGCGTACGGCGAGACGGTCCGCGCGCCCGTGACGCCGGTGAGTCCGACGGGCTGTCCGACGCCCGCGGTCGTGACGCGCGCCGTCCGGGAACTCCTCGACTTCGAGGTCACCGTCGTCGACGGCGGCCTCGCGCGTCCGACCGGCGCGCCGACCGTCTCGGTGGGCGCGCGTCCCGGTCGCGACATCCGCGAATCCGACCCCGTCCAGACCGCTCCCGGCGCGTTCGCGGCCGCTCGAGAGTTCGGCCGCTCGCTGCCGGAGGACCGCGTCGTCGTCGGCGAGACGATCCCGGGCGGGACGACCACGGCGATGGCGACGCTCCGCGCGCTCGGCGAGGACGCCATCGAATCGACGTCGTCGTCGCTGCCGGAGAACCCGCTCGACCTGAAGGCGCGCGTCGTCGACGCCGCCTTCGCGTCGTCGGAGATCGAACCCGGTCAGGCCGCTCACAACCCGGAACTCGCCGTCCGGTTCGTCGGCGACCCGGTGTTGGCCGTCGCCGCGGGGCTCACGGCCGGCGCGCTCGAATCCGGGACCGAAGTGGTCCTCGGCGGCGGAACACAACTGCTCGCGGTCGCGGCACTCGTCCGTCACGCGGGCGTTCCCCGTCGTGCGACGCTCGCGACGACGACGTACCTCGCGAGCGACGTTCCGAACGTAGCGAGTGCGGCCGACGCGCTCGGGCTCGACCTCCGTATCTCGGATCCGGGCTTCGACGCCGACGAGGCTGGACCGCTGTCGGCGTACGCCGACGGCGTCGCCAAGGAGGGTGCGGCGATGGGCGGCGCGCTCTCGCTCGCCGACGACGCCGGACGGCTCGGCGAGGTGACCGAAGCGACCCGGACGGTGCTGGACCGGGTGACCGACGGGGAACGGGAGGGGACGACCGCCGATGGATCCTGA